The genomic stretch AAGGTGGCATGCACCGGCAGTCGCGCTTGCCTGAGTCGGCGTTGCATCCGTTGATTCTGACGCCGGATGTATTCGCGCTCTACCATCAAGGCCAGTCGTTCATCGAAGGACAGATCATGATAGGTGGGCATCGCCTGCTGTTCTCGCCAAGCTTCGAGTACGCCGGTGAGTTTCATTTGTTGTAGCTGTTCAATCATTGCTTGCATCGTTGTCTCCCCCTACGTCGCTTGATAATATTCGGACCCTCGGACATTGGCATGGTGAATAGGAATCACCTTATGGGTTTCATCCGGTAAGGGTCGGATTCAAGTTGTTTGGAGCATGGACTTGAGATAGCGTTGGCCCACCATCCCCATAGCATTAGCCCGATTACAGGCGGCTTCCAACCTTTCAGCACCATGGGTGTTCTCAGATGTTGCACCCCTTTTAAGGCTCGAAATGCTTGTTCATCATGGGCTTTCTCTCAAAGATCTCTATCACTGTTGCTTCGTTGCCGGTCCAACATTCTGAGCCCAGGTGATGAAGGTCTCTCTCGATTGGTTTTGTGGGCTAAGTGCGCCGGTGGCATATGCCCTCTTGCGTGGAATGCTGAAATGAAACGCTGGAACGTTCATGTACCGCAATGCGCTGATGGTCATGGAAATCTGCACCAAAGATTCCGTAATCTTGACCGATACCGATTGACCCACATAGCCATAAGGGACACTGTAATAGTGGCGGTTCACCTCATGTGATAATCAAAACTCACTTTCGCAGTTTTAAATTCGCCAAACTCAACGCATGGCTGGGCAAGGACCTCAGTTCCGGTGGTCCACTTGCTCAAATAATCTCGACGGGATAGACCATAGGATTCATGGTCCGATGGTGAGTTTCTCGAGTCCCGCTGCTATCGCTTCATTCAGTTGCTTGAAACTGGTAAGGTCTGATCTCTCAATGGCGCTAGGATATGACGCTCCACTTGCTGTACCGCATTCTCCACTTTGGGTTATCCCGAGGGCATTTGGGGCGAGCGGGCAGAATAATCACGTTGTAGTGTTCCGCAAGTCCTGATAACTCCGATTGATACCGGGCTCATAACGACACGGATCTGTGACTCCTGACTTGAGGTTGTCTGGAACGATAGCGACCGGCACCCCACCAAAGAAGGCCAAGGCCCGTTGATGAGATCCGAGCCAGTTCTGATGGTTTGGCTTTCGGTCGCCTCTGCATAGGTGTAGTTACTCGCTCCACAGCAGGCTACAAATACTTGAGCTTGAGTCACCTCACCGGTTTGGGATGGACCACCGGCACCGTCATACCGCAGTAGTCCACAAAATCTTTTCCGCTCCCTTGTGAATCTGGCGCATGGATAGCGAGTGCTGCTTTTCCACTGACGGTATCGACGGCAAAGCCACTATAGCTACAGTTCCAGTCTCCTCTCTCTTTACCCTCCATCCACAGTAGGCCCAGGGTGACCCCTTTGCGTTGCATCTCTCGATGCACATATTCGAAGTCAATCGCTGGCTTCTTACGGAGGACTGACGCTGACCTTTCCCAGCAAATGCTGGATATCACTATCACTCAGTTGGCTTAACTGGTCATAACTGAGAGATTGACCCTGGGCACGGCGCAGATAGTCCCGGACACTGGTACGGGAGATGAAGCAGCTACGAGCGATCTCCGATTATTGTGGCCGAGTTCATGTAAACGGATAATTTCGCGAAATTTACTCATCGACAGGGTTGCTCCTTGACGTTTATAGGCCATTGCCATCTCCATTCCTCTGGCTAATGCACAGAAGTTAGAGGTGGCCTGGCTAGGGATAATGACCTGTCGAAATGATGGTTAAGGGGTGGAGAAGTTAACTGCCACTATCCGGCGAAGTTGTTGCCACAGGGTGGAGAGTTTATTGCCACTTGACTGGCGAAGATAACTTCCATAGGGGTGAGAAGTTACTGCCATTCGACCGGAGAAGTCAACCTCCACAGGGTGGAGAAGTTGGTGAGAATATGCAGACTCATCAATACCGCATCCATTAGCTCAAATAACGCGTCTTTACTGGCGCCAAGCAGCTATACAGAGTTTGGCGGAATTGACGCAGATGGTCGAAAATCATAAGGGCAATGAGTGTGATGATCATTGACCTTAAAGCAGTCGGTGTACTTCATTGACTGCTTTTCTCGTTGCTTTAGTCCAAACTCAAGTAATTAGGTCCTGGAGTCTGGCAAATTTCATCAAAGTTCAGCCTCCTTTCATTACCGCCAGAACAGGCGGTAACCTACTCTGAAGTGTGTGCCTCAGAGCAGTAACTCGAATTCAGCTAATGTTTCTCAAGCCATTAGGCTGCAATCCGAGTTGGTAGAATGAAGCGCTTCACGACTCCTTGCGTATTGCCATCCGTGATGGCCTGCTCACAAGCAGCCATTAAGACCGCTTGAGCCTGTTGCTGTCGGTGATGTTCAATCACTTGGGCAATTGAAATGAATGGATCATCCCTCTGTTGAGAACAGCGCAGTTGAGCATACAAAAATGCAACGCTAAATGCACCAAAGAGTACCACTTGTGAATCGCTTCATAGTGTTGGACGCGAAACTCCCCCAATCCCAAACATTGCTTGAGATACCAATAATCTGTTTCAATGGACCAGCGCTTTGAGTAGCGTTTCAGTATTTGGCCGCAGACAATGAGGTGTCTGTGCACAGGTAATACTTCGGGTGAGAATCCCGAGGGTGCCGCTTGGAGATGACCACACAGACGTCAAAAGGCACCTCATTTAATCGGCCCGTAATCGAGCGCGTTAGGTAGGTGTGCTTTGAGCCTGTCACTGTTTTTAACTCAACTGAGTCGTAGTGTTTGTGCTTGAGGTCTTTGTTCCATTGACTCAGACGCTTGCCATCAAGAATGCGATTGGATTTGATAGCGCCCAAACAAAACCATCGCTTGCCTTGCCGCCGAACAAACTTGAGTAGTTTGGCGGAGGCATACCAGCTATCGAATAAAACGTACACCCGCCATTCTTTGGGTAATAGAGGCTGGAGCTGCTGAAGCATCTCCCGGACCAGTTGATACTTGGTTTGGAAGCGCAATCGCTCCTCCTTGGCACGTCCCCGGTTCAAGTTGCGAACCGTTTTTGCCCGTAAATAGAGCCGATAGGCGAAGGGAACACTGTGGTTGCCAATTTGAACCCGACAACTCACATGCACCATCCCTTTCTTGTACTTGGGAGTATTGCGACCACTGGCATTGTGGTCATGCTGCCAAT from Acaryochloris sp. CCMEE 5410 encodes the following:
- a CDS encoding transposase, with the translated sequence MSTWSEQSLDKRLGEINLADVIERVQRGGSSPVVYVSIDDSTSSKDKDTHALEGVDWQHDHNASGRNTPKYKKGMVHVSCRVQIGNHSVPFAYRLYLRAKTVRNLNRGRAKEERLRFQTKYQLVREMLQQLQPLLPKEWRVYVLFDSWYASAKLLKFVRRQGKRWFCLGAIKSNRILDGKRLSQWNKDLKHKHYDSVELKTVTGSKHTYLTRSITGRLNEVPFDVCVVISKRHPRDSHPKYYLCTDTSLSAAKY